From the Fulvia fulva chromosome 2, complete sequence genome, one window contains:
- a CDS encoding Serine/threonine-protein phosphatase T, whose product MAAEDAVAPMSDAKVQEAVELKNKGNEAFKNKDWPTAIECYTKAIEANDQEPSFYTNRAQANIKLEAYGYAVADATKAIEINPNFVKAYYRRAVANTAILKHADAIHDWKMVVRKNPADKVAKAQYEACQKLVKRDAFLKAIEVADAPSAAEGLDLENMTVEDSYDGLRLKDEMTPEFIDDMITRFENGKKIHKKYVYQIILAVKDLVYNEPTMVETHVPEGKSITVCGDTHGQYFDLLNIFRTNGFPSEEHHYLFNGDFVDRGSWSCEIALLLYAYKWKYPKSFFLNRGNHETDDMNRMYGFEGECKHKYSERVFKLFSESFSALPLATLIGDKYFVLHGGLFSDDETSLDDIRKLDRHSQRQPGQSGLMMEMLWTDPQTAPGRGPSKRGVGLQFGPDVTKRFCEKNGLKAIIRSHEVRMEGYEEEHDGHCITVFSAPKYCDSTENKGAYINIGPDYELKYVQFDAVPHPDIKPMAYANQGMMSMMGM is encoded by the exons ATGGCCGCCGAAGATGCAGTGGCGCCTATGAGCGACGCAAAAGTGCAGGAGGCAGTCGAGCTGAAGAACAAGGGCAACGAAGCGTTCAAGAACAAGGACTGGCCTACTGCTATCGAGTGCTACACCAAAGCCATCGAAGCGAACGACCAAGAACCGTCCTTCTACACAAATCGCGCGCAGGCCAACATCAAGCTTGAAGCATACGGCTATGCTGTTGCAGATGCGACCAAGGCGATTGAGATCAACCCAAACTTTGTGAAAGCGTACTATAGGCGAGCAGTGGCCAACACTGCCATCCTCAAGCATGCCGACGCGATACACGATTGGAAGATGGTGGTGCGGAAGAATCCTGCAGACAAGGTCGCGAAAGCACAATATGAGGCTTGCCAGAAGCTAGTCAAGAGAGATGCCTTTCTGAAGGCCATCGAGGTTGCAGATGCGCCATCGGCGGCAGAGGGACTGGACTTGGAGAACATGACTGTTGAAGATTCGTATGATGGACTGCGTCTGAAGGATGAAATGACACCAGAGTTTATCGATGACATGATTACAAGATTTGAGAATGGCAAGAAGATACACAAGAAATACGTCTATCAGATAATACTCGCGGTCAAGGACCTGGTCTACAACGAGCCGACCATGGTGGAGACCCATGTGCCCGAGGGCAAGAGCATCACAGTCTGCGGCGACACACACGGTCAATACTTCGATCTTCTCAACATCTTCCGAACGAACGGCTTCCCTTCAGAAGAACACCACTACCTCTTCAACGGAGACTTCGTCGATCGGGGTTCCTGGTCGTGCGAGATCGCCCTCCTGCTCTACGCCTACAAGTGGAAGTACCCCAAATCCTTCTTCCTCAACCGCGGCAACCACGAGACAGACGACATGAACCGCATGTACGGCTTCGAAGGCGAGTGCAAGCACAAATACAGCGAGCGTGTCTTCAAACTCTTCTCCGAATCATTCTCCGCACTACCTCTAGCCACCCTCATCGGCGACAAATACTTCGTCCTCCACGGCGGCCTCTTCTCCGACGACGAGACCTCCCTCGACGACATCCGCAAACTCGACCGCCACAGCCAAAGACAACCAGGCCAATCAGGCCTCATGATGGAAATGCTGTGGACAGACCCACAGACTGCTCCAGGCCGTGGGCCTTCGAAACGTGGAGTGGGTCTTCAGTTCGGGCCCGATGTCACGAAGCGCTTCTGTGAGAAGAACGGTCTCAAGGCTATCATTCGAAGTCACGAAGTGCGGATGGAGGGCTATGAAGAGGAGCATGATGGTCATTGTATCACAGTCTTCTCCGCGCCGAAGTATTGCGATTCGACCGAGAACAAGGGCGCGTACATCAACATTGGGCCGGATTATGAGCTCAAGTATGTGCAGTTCGATGCTGTGCCGCATCCTGATATTAAGCCTATG GCATACGCCAACCAGGGCATGATGTCCATGATGGGCATGTAA
- a CDS encoding putative CAAX prenyl protease 2, whose product MAPPMKAPTNMWSKGSALVERLKEFYTGKKETPPLISERTALLCAIGFTVLYVAPFYLSKTLRTSPLVSRDSPAVIRARVRAVGLSCLASTVIAVYVLATYGHATPRDVLRLFAMWPVDPTDCLKVLGLVCVLFVGPLYETLIADSAWRDLSFKAIKENFWDHLPGFRNYVVAPWCEELVFRSLVIGLYQLAKVSPTRIVFVTPLIFGVAHVHHLVEFCQSRTPPGRIIPPANVILMGVVQSLFQFTYTTLFGFFAAFVMLRTGNVFASVTAHTFCNCMGLPRMWGRVGQFEEWEGHNVTPDVAQGKRDDSLDQVRVGNSLMQEQSEDEKHAADAMKTRKRNLGVGWTVVYYLLFFGGAYGFYRLLWTLTESRNALVHF is encoded by the exons ATGGCTCCACCCATGAAAGCGCCGACAAACATGTGGTCGAAAGGCTCAGCCCTCGTCGAGCGTTTGAAGGAATTCTACACCGGCAAGAAAG AAACACCGCCCCTCATATCAGAACGGACGGCCCTCCTCTGCGCAATCGGCTTCACGGTCCTTTACGTGGCACCTTTCTACCTCTCCAAGACTCTCAGAACATCACCGCTAGTCTCCCGAGACTCCCCAGCCGTCATCAGAGCCCGCGTCCGCGCTGTAGGCCTCAGCTGCCTAGCCTCCACCGTTATAGCGGTCTACGTCCTCGCTACATACGGCCATGCAACGCCTCGAGATGTCCTCCGCCTCTTTGCCATGTGGCCTGTCGATCCGACAGATTGCCTCAAAGTTCTGGGTCTAGTCTGCGTTCTCTTCGTCGGTCCCCTCTACGAAACCCTCATCGCCGACTCCGCCTGGCGAGACCTCAGCTTCAAAGCTATCAAGGAGAACTTCTGGGATCATCTTCCCGGGTTCAGGAATTATGTCGTTGCCCCTTGGTGTGAGGAACTTGTCTTCCGGAGTTTGGTGATAGGACTCTACCAACTAGCGAAAGTCTCGCCAACACGGATTGTCTTCGTTACGCCACTCATCTTCGGCGTGGCGCATGTACACCACCTCGTTGAATTCTGCCAATCCCGGACACCACCAGGACGGATCATCCCACCGGCGAATGTAATCCTCATGGGCGTGGTGCAGAGCCTTTTCCAGTTCACGTACACCACCCTCTTCGGCTTCTTCGCGGCATTCGTGATGCTGCGTACGGGGAATGTCTTTGCGTCAGTCACGGCGCATACGTTTTGCAACTGCATGGGACTTCCGAGGATGTGGGGCAGGGTTGGACAATTTGAGGAGTGGGAGGGACACAATGTCACGCCTGATGTGGCGCAGGGCAAGAGGGATGATAGTCTGGATCAGGTGAGGGTTGGGAATAGCTTGATGCAGGAGCAGAGTGAGGATGAGAAGCACGCGGCCGATGCGATGAAGACGAGGAAGAGAAACCTTGGTGTGGGATGGACGGTGGTGTACTACTTGTTGTTCTTTGGAGGTGCCTATGGCTTCTATAGACTGCTCTGGACGTTGACGGAGAGCCGGAATGCTTTAGTGCATTTTTGA
- a CDS encoding Transcription elongation factor spt4, which translates to MAAVPRALRACLVCSFVQTQSKFVKGGCPNCEQFLEMRGSSDAVADCTSETFEGLVTVNDTTSSWVARWQRIVGYVPGIYAVQVTGDLAEEYITAAENAGVKYQPRDGSANDEQQ; encoded by the exons ATGGCCGCCGTCcctcgcgccctccgcgcctgCCTGGTCTGCAGCTTCGTCCAAACCCAATCCAAATTCGTCAAAGGCGGCTGCCCCAACTGCGAGCAATTCCTCGAAATGCGCGGCTCCTCCGACGCCGTGGCCGATTGCACGTCCGAGACGTTTGAGGGTCTTGTTACCGTCAATGACACGACGTCGAGCTGGGTGGCGAGGTGGCAGAGGATTGTGGGGTATGTTCCGGGGATTTATGCGGTGCAGGTTACTGGAGAT TTGGCAGAGGAGTATATCACTGCGGCGGAGAATGCTGGGGTGAAATATCAGCC TCGCGATGGCAGCGCCAACGACGAGCAGCAATAG
- a CDS encoding Endoplasmic reticulum mannosyl-oligosaccharide 1,2-alpha-mannosidase, translated as MIASKRYLAFAAFAIFVLFLVAHFHDSIASQARVRYDTFFPSASKHHADGRFHWADVPVQHPVESLTSLPSGKPKKLPRVQYDFKDQSQALKQKPRQAAVKATFVRAWKAYKQHAWMKDEVTPINGNFKNTFGGWAATLVDSLDTLWIMDMRDEYEEAVNACMDIDLGISTTDTINVFETTIRHLGGFLSAYDLSGDRRLLEKAQEFGEMLLKAFDTPNRMPITRWKPQEALYGKQEADGVVLVAEIGSLTMEFAHLSQVTGDMRWYDAVDRIMRIFHKQLDETHLPGMFPVVVNAKELDFTQDTFFTLSAMSDSFYEYFPKMHALLGGTEPMYTKLYTRSMQTAIKHNLWRPMVPDEADILMSGNVKTEMSQPPTLEPQGQHLVCFAGGMFALGGRLFEQEEQVKIGQKLTDGCVWTYKALPMGIMPEVFNMVPCPSRCGECKWDEQKWKTEIGKVNDGTADVEEAITELRLPKGFTQIRDRRYILRPEAIESVFILYRATGQEYLLDAAWDMFQSIINATKTPLANAALADVTYEPAFLEAQNAQVKMDDMESFWMAETLKYFYLIFSETSLISLDEYVFNTEAHPFKRALP; from the coding sequence ATGATAGCATCAAAGAGATACCTCGCATTCGCGGCATTCGCAATCTTCGTACTGTTTCTCGTAGCGCACTTCCACGACAGCATCGCCTCACAAGCACGAGTACGCTACGATACCTTCTTTCCATCAGCGTCGAAGCACCACGCTGATGGTCGATTTCACTGGGCGGACGTTCCCGTGCAACATCCCGTGGAAAGCTTGACGTCTTTACCAAGTGGCAAACCTAAGAAGCTACCACGAGTACAATATGACTTCAAAGACCAGTCACAAGCGCTCAAGCAGAAGCCGCGACAAGCTGCTGTCAAGGCGACGTTCGTAAGGGCTTGGAAAGCCTACAAACAGCACGCATGGATGAAGGATGAGGTTACTCCGATCAATGGCAATTTCAAGAACACTTTCGGAGGGTGGGCAGCGACGTTAGTGGACTCCTTGGACACATTGTGGATCATGGACATGAGGGACGAATACGAAGAAGCAGTCAATGCTTGCATGGACATTGATCTCGGTATCTCCACGACAGACACTATCAACGTATTCGAGACGACGATTCGACATCTTGGAGGCTTCCTTTCTGCCTACGACCTGAGTGGCGACAGGCGTCTGCTGGAAAAGGCACAGGAGTTTGGGGAGATGCTTCTGAAAGCTTTCGACACGCCGAATCGCATGCCCATCACGAGGTGGAAGCCACAAGAGGCGCTGTACGGCAAGCAAGAGGCTGACGGCGTTGTACTCGTTGCTGAGATCGGATCCTTGACTATGGAATTTGCACACCTTTCACAAGTCACCGGTGACATGCGATGGTATGATGCAGTCGACCGTATCATGCGGATCTTCCACAAACAGCTGGACGAAACACATCTCCCTGGCATGTTCCCGGTCGTGGTCAATGCAAAGGAGCTGGACTTCACACAGGACACCTTCTTCACTCTAAGCGCCATGTCTGATTCCTTCTACGAGTACTTTCCAAAGATGCACGCTCTGCTAGGAGGTACTGAGCCAATGTACACGAAGCTGTACACGCGCAGTATGCAGACTGCCATCAAACATAACCTATGGAGACCGATGGTGCCCGATGAAGCAGACATTCTAATGTCCGGCAATGTCAAAACTGAGATGTCTCAGCCGCCGACCTTGGAGCCGCAGGGTCAGCATTTGGTGTGCTTCGCGGGAGGCATGTTTGCGCTAGGTGGTCGACTTTTCGAGCAAGAGGAGCAAGTCAAGATCGGTCAGAAGTTAACTGATGGCTGTGTCTGGACTTACAAAGCACTGCCAATGGGCATCATGCCAGAAGTCTTCAACATGGTGCCATGTCCGTCACGGTGTGGCGAATGCAAATGGGACGAACAGAAGTGGAAGACCGAAATCGGCAAGGTCAACGACGGGACAGCAGATGTCGAGGAAGCTATCACGGAACTTCGACTACCAAAAGGCTTCACGCAAATCCGGGATAGGCGATACATCCTTCGACCGGAAGCGATCGAAAGTGTCTTCATCCTTTACCGCGCCACAGGACAGGAATACCTTCTTGATGCTGCGTGGGACATGTTTCAATCGATCATCAATGCCACAAAAACTCCCTTGGCCAATGCAGCGTTGGCTGACGTGACGTACGAGCCGGCATTTCTCGAAGCGCAAAATGCGCAGGTGAAGATGGACGATATGGAAAGCTTTTGGATGGCCGAGACACTGAAGTACTTTTACTTGATCTTTAGCGAGACGAGTCTCATCAGTCTGGATGAATATGTCTTCAACACGGAGGCACATCCATTTAAGCGGGCGCTGCCTTGA
- a CDS encoding Replication factor C subunit 4 — MAKAESSKDAETNGVKANATTSSTNYELPWVEKYRPIFLDDIVGNTETIERLKIIAKDGNMPHIIISGMPGIGKTTSVLCLARQLLGPAYKEAVLELNASDERGIDVVRNRIKGFAQKKVTLPAGRQKIVILDEADSMTSGAQQALRRTMEIYSSTTRFAFACNMSNKIIEPLQSRCAILRYARLTDRQVVKRLYQIAKAEGVEYSDDGIAALVFSAEGDMRQAINNLQSTHAGFGFVNGDNVFKVVDSPHPIKVQGMIKSCQDQKVDEALDSLKELWDLGYSSHDIISTMFKVTKTIPSLSEHTKLEFIREIGFTHMRILEGMQTYLQLAGCVAKLCKLNMKPQLFELPKK; from the exons ATGGCCAAAGCAGAATCCTCCAAAGATGCCGAAACCAACGGCGTCAAGGCCAATGCCACCACCTCATCCACCAATTACGAACTACCATG GGTCGAAAAATACCGCCCCATCTTCCTCGACGACATAGTCGGCAACACCGAAACCATCGAACGCCTCAAAATCATCGCCAAAGACGGCAACATGCCCCACATCATCATCTCCGGCATGCCAGGCATCGGCAAAACCACCTCAGTCCTCTGCCTCGCGCGCCAGCTCCTCGGCCCCGCCTACAAAGAAGCCGTCCTCGAACTCAACGCCTCCGACGAGCGCGGGATCGACGTCGTCCGAAATCGCATCAAGGGCTTCGCGCAGAAGAAGGTCACACTCCCCGCTGGAAGGCAGAAAATCGTGATATTGGATGAGGCAGATTCCATGACGTCTGGAGCGCAGCAGGCGTTGCGAAGGACGATGGAGATTTACAGTAGCACGACGCGATTTGCGTTTGCGTGCAACATGTCCAACAAGATCATCGAGCCCTTACAATCCCGCTGCGCGATCCTGCGCTACGCGCGCCTGACAGACAGACAAGTCGTCAAGCGCCTGTACCAAATCGCCAAAGCGGAAGGGGTCGAATACTCCGACGACGGAATTGCCGCGCTAGTCTTCTCAGCGGAGGGAGATATGAGGCAGGCTATCAACAATCTACAATCAACGCATGCCGGGTTCGGGTTTGTGAATGGGGATAATGTGTTCAAAGTTGTGGACTCGCCGCACCCGATTAAGGTGCAGGGGATGATTAAGAGTTGTCAGGATCAGAAGGTGGATGAGGCGTTGGATTCGTTGAAGGAGTTGTG GGATCTGGGATACTCCTCGCACGATATCATCAGCACCATGTTCAAAGTCACTAagacgattccttccttatcgGAGCATACGAAGCTGGAGTTCATACGGGAGATAGGCTTCACGCATATGCGGATTCTGGAGGGGATGCAGACGTACCTGCAGCTTGCGGGATGCGTGGCGAAGCTTTGCAAGCTGAATATGAAGCCGCAATTGTTCGAGCTGCCGAAGAAGTAG